A genomic segment from Aegilops tauschii subsp. strangulata cultivar AL8/78 chromosome 1, Aet v6.0, whole genome shotgun sequence encodes:
- the LOC109750269 gene encoding ultraviolet-B receptor UVR8 has product MWRARRWPRPRWFSSDTAAVGADSGNPARRRVAALWGNGDHGRLGLGALESRWSPTACPFFLTRPADPPTSLACGGAHTLFLTEGGRVFATGLNDFGQLGIGSSMPHTLDPVEVSGFHEKVVQISAGNHHSCAVTADGELFVWGKNSSGQLGLGKSAGKVVSTPRKVDYLADVRVKMTALGSEHSIVVTEDGEALSWGAAGAGRLGHGHKSSFLGFAMTSNEYTPRLIKNLDGIKIKRIAAGMLHSACIDEKGTVFMFGQKTEKVLGRSNDAPRPSAVEEIQFSEEVACGGYHTCAVTDRGDLYSWGSNENGCLGLGGTGMVRFPEVVRSSLFKLPVSKVSCGWKHTAAISGEDIYTWGWGGANGTFFEEGHSSGGQLGHGNDVDYCEPMMVELGKNASAVHVSCGFNHTGAILEYVEN; this is encoded by the exons ATGTGGCGGGCGAGGCGGTGGCCGCGGCCGCGATGGTTCTCGTCCGACACCGCGGCAGTGGGCGCCGATTCGGGCAATCCGGCGCGGCGTCGGGTGGCGGCGCTGTGGGGGAACGGGGACCACGGCCGGCTGGGGCTGGGGGCGCTGGAGTCGCGGTGGAGCCCCACGGCGTGCCCCTTCTTCCTCACGCGCCCCGCCGACCCGCCTACCTCGCTCGCCTGCGGCGGCGCCCACACCCTCTTCCTCACCG AGGGTGGGCGCGTATTTGCTACGGGGCTGAACGACTTTGGGCAGCTCGGGATAGGCTCCTCGATGCCTCATACTCTG GACCCTGTTGAAGTCTCTGGATTTCACGAGAAAGTTGTACAAATTTCAGCTGGCAACCATCATTCTTGTGCAGTAACAG CCGATGGTGAGCTCTTCGTTTGGGGCAAAAATTCGAGTGGCCAGCTTGGCCTTGGCAAAA GTGCAGGAAAAGTAGTCTCTACCCCAAGAAAGGTTGACTACTTGGCTGATGTTAGAGTGAAAATGACTGCTTTGGGATCAGAGCACTCAATTGTTGTTACAG AGGATGGTGAAGCCTTGAGTTGGGGAGCTGCTGGTGCTGGTAGACTTGGACATGGCCATAAATCTAGCTTCCTGGGATTCGCTATGACCTCAAA TGAATATACTCCAAGGTTGATAAAAAACCTTGATGGTATCAAG ATTAAAAGGATAGCTGCGGGAATGCTGCACTCAGCTTGCATTGATG AAAAAGGTACTGTGTTCATGTTTGGGCAGAAGACTGAGAAG GTACTTGGAAGATCAAATGATGCACCTAGACCAAGTGCTGTTGAAGAGATACAATTTTCAGAAGAAGTTGCTTGTGGAGGTTATCATACTTGCGCCGTAACAG ATCGTGGAGATTTGTACTCTTGGGGTTCAAATGAAAATGGCTGCCTTGGTCTTGG AGGTACAGGCATGGTTCGCTTCCCAGAAGTTGTAAGAAGTTCATTATTTAAGCTTCCTGTATCTAAG GTATCCTGTGGTTGGAAGCACACAGCTGCAATTTCAG GTGAAGATATCTACACGTGGGGCTGGGGAGGTGCCAACGGTACCTTCTTCGAAGAGGGCCATTCTTCTGGCGGGCAATTA GGGCATGGAAACGACGTCGACTATTGCGAGCCGATGATGGTAGAACTTGGCAAGAATGCAAGTGCTGTTCATGTATCATGTGGCTTCAATCATACAGGCGCGATACTCGAGTACGTGGAAAACTGA